The window CGGCACCGCGCATGCGCTTTCCCTCAAATGCATTGGTGGGTTCAATAACCCGTTCATCAATATCGATAGGCAACGCAAGCGCCTGAGAAACCGGTGCTGCGGATTCTTGTGTGCGCTGGAGGGGGGAAGCAATCAGGCGTGAATAAGCGCGGCCACGACCGGCTAAATCTGCTGCAGCAAGAGCTGCCATCTGGTGGCCAGCCTCGGAGAGACCGTATTCAGGCAAGCGGCCATACAGCACCCTGTTCGGGTTGAAAACCTCGCCGTGACGGACGAGGTGAAGCTGAGTGGCGACCATGATTCTAAGTCTACGGTTGCCGTTCCGGTGAATTCGCCGAGAGTGGGCAAGTAAACTCTTACCTTGTGACTGAACGCATCGTAATTGAGAACCTGGCAACCATTCCCGAGGGCAACGTAACCGTGGCCGGATGGGTAGATAAGGTCCGTGACCAGAAGAAGGTGCAGTTCGTTGTGCTCCGTGACGAGAGTGGCGCAGCTCAGCTGGTTCACCCTCGTGCTGAAGAGTCTGACCCTATTGCGGACATCATCTCGGGTCTTGCTACCGGAACCTTCATTCGCGTCACTGGTGAACTCAAGCTCGACGAGCGCGTGAAGCTTGGCGGTCTTGAAATCAAGATTGCGGATATCGAGGTAGTCACCGCAGCTAACCCTGAGACCCCTATTGCTGCCGACTCAGGCATCGACAAGCGCCTGGACTGGCGCTTCCTCGACCTGCGTGAAGCACGTAACAACCTCATCTTCCGCGCACAGACCACTCTTGAGCACGCTATGCGTACCTACTGGATTGAGCGCGACTTCATCGAGCTGCACACCCCCAAGCTCATGGCAAGCGCCAGCGAATCCAACGCAGAACTCTTCGAGGTTGAATACTTCGAAGGCAAGGCATACCTCGCGCAGTCGCCGCAGTTCTTCAAGCAGATGGCGCAGTCCGCTGGCTTTGGCAAGATCTTCGAGATCGGCCCCGTCTTCCGCGCAGACCCTTCCTTCACTTCTCGTCACGCCACCGAGTTCATCTCGGTTGACGCTGAGATCAGCTGGATCGACAGCCACGAAGACGTCATGAAGATGCAGGAAGAGCTTCTCGTTGCCGCCATTAGCGCGGTCAGGGAAAAGCACGGCGAGGAAATCAAGGAACTGTTCGACGTGGACGTCGTCGTTCCCACCATTCCTTTCCCCAGAATTCCTCTGGCTGAAGCCAAGAAGATTGTTGCTGAGCGTGGCTATGAAGTACCTCGCAAAGATGACGACATGGACCCCGAGGGTGAGCGCCAGATTGCTGCGTATGTTGCAGAAAAGTATGGCCACGAGTTCGTCTTCTTGACCGACTACGCCACCAGCATTCGTCCGTTCTATCACATGCGTAATGCAGACGATCAGACCATCACCAACAGCTACGATCTGATCTGGCGCGGCACTGAGATCACCACCGGTGCTCAGCGTGAACACCGCATCGACATTCTCGAAGCACAGGCACGCGAGAAGGGTCTTGACCCCACCGAGCTCGAGTTCTACCTCGACTTCTTCCGCTACGGGGTTCCACCCCACGGTGGATTCGGTATGGGCCTGTCCCGCGTAATGATGCTCATGCTGCACCAGCCCAACCTGCGAGAGGTCACCTACCTCTTCCGCGGACCCAACCGTCTGACCCCGTAGTCAGCTCAGCTTCAACGACAAACGCCTCCGAATCTCGGAGGCGTTTGTAATTTACGGTCGTGGTTTAGATTGCACCTAGCTGAGTGAGCTTGGCGTGAAGTTCACTATCTGCAGGTTCAACCTGGAATGCGCCATCGGGGAAAGAGATAACGGGGATGTTCTTGCGTCCCGCAATTCCTTCAGCAATAGCTGCGGCCTCGGGCACTGCTTCGAGGTCGACGTAGTCGTAGTCAACACCGAGAGTGTCGAGGAGCTTCTTTGAGCGGCGGCAGTCACCACACCACTCGGCTCCATACATCGTGATTTTGTCCTGTGGATTACTCATACCTTTAGCCTAATCCTCGCTACGATTACGTGTTGGGATAAATTTCCCGCACAGGTTTCGGTTTTCACCGGTTCCACTTTTGAAAGGTTTATAACTATGGGCGACATGTCCTTCCTCACAATGTTCATCTGGGCATTTGTTTTCATTGCTTACCTGATGGTCCTCTTCTCGATCATTGGTGACCTCTTCCGCGACCACAAAATGTCCGGTTGGGCTAAGGCAGCATGGATCTTCTTCCTCATCATCGGTTTCTGGATTACCGCTCTGATCTACCTCATCGTTCGCGGTGGCGGTATGGCAGCACGCCAGCAGGCTGCTATGCAGGAAGCACAGGCACAGGCTGACGCTTACATCAAGCAGGTTGCAGGCGAGTCTTCTCACGCTGATGAGATCGCTAAGGCACAGGCACTCAAGGACTCTGGTGCATTGACCGCTGCAGAGTTCACCGCTTTGAAGAAGAAGATCCTCGCTTCGAAGTAGTCATTGAACAACACGAAGGCCCCGGGTTATCCCGGGGCCTTCGTCGTTAACACTTGAGTTCTTAGAACTCGTAGTCGACTGCAGTGCGCTGCGCCGCATACTTCTTGATTACCTTGGCAGCCTCTTCGTGAGCAGGGTGTGCTGCATAGGCAGCAAGGCCATCGGGGTCATCGAAGGTGGAGTCCAGGACTACGTCGTAGTTGGCGCCCACGAATAAAGCATTAGGGCGAACGGTGAGTGAGCGCAGCGTGGGAACAACTCCGTTGAGTCCTTCAAGTGCCACGCGCATCTCTTCTGCCTGAGCGAGCTTCTCTTCTGGAGCTTCGCTGGCCAACTTCCACATCACGATGTGACGAATACTCATGAGAGCTCCTTTAATGCTGTGGTGAGACGCTCAGGGTCGATGCGCCAGTAGTTGTGAACTTTGCCGTTAATCAACAGCACAGGGATTTGATCCCAATAGGAATCAAAGAGCTCTTTGTCGTCCTCGATACTGAGTTCCTCCACGGCAATGTTCTGCTCGGGAAGAGCCTTCACCACGGTGGCAACGACTGCTTCTGCGTCATCGCAGAGGTGGCAGCCTGGCTTACCAATCAGGGTGAGGGTGATCTCGGACACCCTTCCAGACTAAGACACTGCTTCGTGCCAGAAGACAGCAAAAAGCGCCAGAGCTGATGCTCTGACGCCTTTATGCTGCAAGAAGTAGAGACCTACTTCTTGTTACGACGCTGGTGGCGAGTCTTACGAAGCAACTTACGGTGCTTCTTCTTCGCCATACGCTTGCGGCGCTTCTTGATGACTGAACCCACACGAACCTCACAAAAATTGGGCTAGATCGCGATGATTGCGATCAGTGACTGGCAAATAATGCCTCGTGGAAGTCTAGCGGATTACTTACCGCTGGATTTACGAAGGCGGGAAACTGCATTACGAACAGCATCCTTGGTGGTGTTCTGCAGATCACCGAAGGCCTGGGTCACCTGGAAAACGGTTGTGGCAGCAGCACTACCGACCGAGGTTCCCGCTGCAACTACTGCTTCATCAGCAGCTGCGAAGAGACGCTCTTGGCCTGCTTCATCGGCATCGCCGGGGAAGTTCACGCTGAGGAAAGGGATCGCCCAGTCTTCGAGCTCTTCCAGCGGTGTGGGGTCGAGGTGGTAGAGACGGTGCTGACCATCTTCACGCACACCTACCAGTCCAGCTTCGCGGAGTACTTTCAACTGCTTTGAAACAGTGGGCTGGCTCAGGCCAGTGCGTGCTACGAGTTCAGACACACTCATCTCACCCGAGTCAGCAACCAGATTCTCTAAAAGAATCTGCAGCATCTCGCGTCGGGTGGAATCTGCGACTACGTCAAAAATGTCAGCCATGGAATAAGGTTACCGCCCTATATGCACCGCGTAGCATGGGAATGTCTCAGCACAACTACCAGAGGGGGAAAAGATGGCTACAGAAGGTTCTCAGTCTTTCCCCCCGCAGTTTCGCGAGTGGGTAGAAGGCTTTGCTTCTCGTTCACCCTCGCGCTTTGCTCTGTTAGTTTTTGCAACACTTATTGCCGTCTTCACCTTTCTGCTCTCGCAGCCATTTGCCTCAGCTTCAGGTAAAACCACGAATTTTGCTGACGCACTTTTCTCAGCTGTCTCAACAATTTGCGTCGCTGGGCTGAGCACCGTTGATATGGCGACTTACTGGTCTCCCTTAGGTAATGCAATTGTCTTTACCGGTACTCAGGTGGGTGCGCTCGGCGTGCTGACACTTGCATCTATTTTGGGTGCAATTATTTCGGGTCGACTAGGTCTTCGTGCCCGCCTGATGGCAGCAAGCGACACGAACCCTTTGCGTCTGCACAGTGGCCCTGTTTCTGAGGGCCAGGCCATTCGCCTTGGTGAAGTCGGAGGACTACTTGCAACAGTTGCGTTGAGCCTGGTGATTATCGAGTCCGTGATTGCGGCGCTGATGTTGCCTAGTGTTCTTGCTGCTGGCTACCCACTTGGGGAAAGCATATGGTTTAGCTTCTACTACTCAGCTATGTCTTTCACCAACACAGGGTTTACGCCGAATGTGGGCGGGCTTGAAATGTTTGCGGGGGACTACTGGTTCCTCACACTCATCATGGTTGGAGTATTACTGGGAAGCGTCGGTTTCCCCGTCATCTACGCATTGAGTCGCAATCTCAAGAACCCTCGAAAATGGTCGCTGCACGTCAAGATCACTCTGGTGACCTGGGCCATTTTGTGGGTAGGTGGGGTCATCGCTTATCTCTTGCTCGAACCAGAGAACAGCCTCGTCTTTGCAGGGATGGGGCCAGGTGAATTGACGTACCAGGCGGCATTCCTCTCCACCATGGCACGATCCGGGGGATTTAACCTGGTCGATATTGGTCAGCTGGACTCCTCCACATTGCTCATGACTGACATGCTCATGTTCATCGGTGGTGGATCAGCTTCTACCGCTGGAGGCATCAAAGTCACTACATTTGCGGTGCTAATTTTGGCCGCTTTGTCTGAAGCACGTGGACGAAGTTCAATTGAAGCTTTTGGCAGAACTATCCCCCAAGATGTTCTCCGTCTTGCCGTGAGTGTGGGTCTGTGGGGCGCAACCACCGTTGCTGTTGGTGCGCTCCTTGTTAGTGAATTCACAGACGCCGCATTTGAATACGTACTTTTTGATGTCATTTCTGCTTTTGCCACTGTGGGGATGTCGACTGGTCTGACCGCGACTCTTCCCGACGAAGGTCTGTACGTCATGTCCATTGTGATGTTCATGGGCAGAGTAGGTACCGTAACCTTGGCTGCTGCCCTTGCGGCATCTCAAGTGGGACAATTCTTTAGACGCCCCGAAGAAAGGCCCATCGTTGGTTGATCGCAAAAAGAAAGACAATGCCGTTCTGGTTATTGGGCTGGGACGCTTTGGCGCTGCCACAGCTGGTGAGTTAGACCGTCTCGATAGAGAGGTTCTCGCTGTGGACTCCGACATGGAGTTGGTACAGAAATGGTCAGAACGCGTTACCCACACTGTTCAAGCTGATGTCACCAAAATTGAAGCCTTGCAGCAGATTGGTGCACAGGAATTTTCTGTAGCCGTTGTGGCCGTTGGCTCTTCTATCGAAGCTAGCGTTCTCATCACTGCGAACTTGGTCGATTTGGGTATCCCCGAGATTTGGGCCAAGGCAATCAGCAGATCACACGGTCAGATTCTGGAACGCATTGGTGCTACCCATGTCATATATCCAGAAGCGGAAGCCGGCGAGCGTGTTGCCCACTTGTTGAATGGACAAATGTTGGATTTCGTCGAAGTCGACGAAGACTTCGCCATCGTGCGGATGTTCCCACCCCGAATTCTTCTTGGCAAGACCCTTGCTCAGGCAGGTATTCGAAACGAATACAAGATTACGACTGTGGGCGTGAAGAAGCCTGATGAATCCTTTACCTATGCGACTGCAGAGACTCTGATTGCTGAGGGTGATCAGATTTTGGTCTCAGGTCACCCTGCTGACATTGAGAAGTTCGCCGCACTTCCTAAGTAGTACTACTCGCCGCGAGCCATTTCTTCGGAACGAGCAATGGCTGCCTGCGTTCCCTTGAGCAGGATGCCCTTGATGTCAGCTTCATCGAACACGGCGATAGCGCGCTCTGTGCTTCCCTTGGGGCTGGTGACTTGGCGACGTAGCTCTGAGGGTTCTACACCGGACTGGGCCAGTAGTTCCACTGCTCCGCGGAAGGTGCCCTGCACCATCTTCTCGGCCTGCTCAGCATTGAATCCGTGCTCAAGGGCAACCTTGGTCAGCTGCTCAATGAAGTAGAAGACATAAGCAGGGCCTGAACCAGAGATGGCACCGAGAGCATCGATCTTGTTCTCGGGAAGAATGATCACTTCTCCCACTGTGCTGAACATCGAGGAAATGAGCTCGAGCTGCGCGGGGGTGGAGCGAG of the Aurantimicrobium photophilum genome contains:
- a CDS encoding SHOCT domain-containing protein, producing MGDMSFLTMFIWAFVFIAYLMVLFSIIGDLFRDHKMSGWAKAAWIFFLIIGFWITALIYLIVRGGGMAARQQAAMQEAQAQADAYIKQVAGESSHADEIAKAQALKDSGALTAAEFTALKKKILASK
- a CDS encoding TrkH family potassium uptake protein — protein: MATEGSQSFPPQFREWVEGFASRSPSRFALLVFATLIAVFTFLLSQPFASASGKTTNFADALFSAVSTICVAGLSTVDMATYWSPLGNAIVFTGTQVGALGVLTLASILGAIISGRLGLRARLMAASDTNPLRLHSGPVSEGQAIRLGEVGGLLATVALSLVIIESVIAALMLPSVLAAGYPLGESIWFSFYYSAMSFTNTGFTPNVGGLEMFAGDYWFLTLIMVGVLLGSVGFPVIYALSRNLKNPRKWSLHVKITLVTWAILWVGGVIAYLLLEPENSLVFAGMGPGELTYQAAFLSTMARSGGFNLVDIGQLDSSTLLMTDMLMFIGGGSASTAGGIKVTTFAVLILAALSEARGRSSIEAFGRTIPQDVLRLAVSVGLWGATTVAVGALLVSEFTDAAFEYVLFDVISAFATVGMSTGLTATLPDEGLYVMSIVMFMGRVGTVTLAAALAASQVGQFFRRPEERPIVG
- a CDS encoding Dabb family protein, whose protein sequence is MSIRHIVMWKLASEAPEEKLAQAEEMRVALEGLNGVVPTLRSLTVRPNALFVGANYDVVLDSTFDDPDGLAAYAAHPAHEEAAKVIKKYAAQRTAVDYEF
- a CDS encoding 30S ribosomal protein bS22 is translated as MGSVIKKRRKRMAKKKHRKLLRKTRHQRRNKK
- a CDS encoding glutaredoxin domain-containing protein is translated as MSNPQDKITMYGAEWCGDCRRSKKLLDTLGVDYDYVDLEAVPEAAAIAEGIAGRKNIPVISFPDGAFQVEPADSELHAKLTQLGAI
- a CDS encoding potassium channel family protein; amino-acid sequence: MVDRKKKDNAVLVIGLGRFGAATAGELDRLDREVLAVDSDMELVQKWSERVTHTVQADVTKIEALQQIGAQEFSVAVVAVGSSIEASVLITANLVDLGIPEIWAKAISRSHGQILERIGATHVIYPEAEAGERVAHLLNGQMLDFVEVDEDFAIVRMFPPRILLGKTLAQAGIRNEYKITTVGVKKPDESFTYATAETLIAEGDQILVSGHPADIEKFAALPK
- the aspS gene encoding aspartate--tRNA(Asn) ligase; this encodes MTERIVIENLATIPEGNVTVAGWVDKVRDQKKVQFVVLRDESGAAQLVHPRAEESDPIADIISGLATGTFIRVTGELKLDERVKLGGLEIKIADIEVVTAANPETPIAADSGIDKRLDWRFLDLREARNNLIFRAQTTLEHAMRTYWIERDFIELHTPKLMASASESNAELFEVEYFEGKAYLAQSPQFFKQMAQSAGFGKIFEIGPVFRADPSFTSRHATEFISVDAEISWIDSHEDVMKMQEELLVAAISAVREKHGEEIKELFDVDVVVPTIPFPRIPLAEAKKIVAERGYEVPRKDDDMDPEGERQIAAYVAEKYGHEFVFLTDYATSIRPFYHMRNADDQTITNSYDLIWRGTEITTGAQREHRIDILEAQAREKGLDPTELEFYLDFFRYGVPPHGGFGMGLSRVMMLMLHQPNLREVTYLFRGPNRLTP
- a CDS encoding ArsR/SmtB family transcription factor, which codes for MADIFDVVADSTRREMLQILLENLVADSGEMSVSELVARTGLSQPTVSKQLKVLREAGLVGVREDGQHRLYHLDPTPLEELEDWAIPFLSVNFPGDADEAGQERLFAAADEAVVAAGTSVGSAAATTVFQVTQAFGDLQNTTKDAVRNAVSRLRKSSGK
- a CDS encoding glutaredoxin family protein, producing MSEITLTLIGKPGCHLCDDAEAVVATVVKALPEQNIAVEELSIEDDKELFDSYWDQIPVLLINGKVHNYWRIDPERLTTALKELS